The following coding sequences are from one Shewanella violacea DSS12 window:
- a CDS encoding YecH family metal-binding protein → MCESVHGHRVMELMLTLDKAITKADLKVLMQEHFGGAARYHTCSASDMNADALIVLLEKKGKFIESTAGIKTAADRICSH, encoded by the coding sequence ATGTGTGAATCAGTTCATGGCCATCGAGTGATGGAGTTGATGCTTACATTAGATAAAGCAATCACCAAAGCAGATCTTAAAGTATTGATGCAGGAACATTTTGGTGGGGCGGCGCGCTATCACACTTGCTCAGCGAGCGACATGAATGCCGATGCGTTAATTGTGTTATTGGAAAAGAAGGGAAAGTTTATTGAATCTACTGCAGGCATAAAGACTGCTGCGGATAGAATCTGTTCCCATTAA
- the iscU gene encoding Fe-S cluster assembly scaffold IscU has protein sequence MAYSEKVIDHYENPRNVGSFDKNDPSVVTGMVGAPACGDVMKLQLKIDDKGMIQDAKFKTYGCGSAIASSSLITEWVKGKSIEEAAAIKNTDIAEELALPPVKIHCSILAEDAIKAAIEDYKSKQAK, from the coding sequence ATGGCTTATAGTGAAAAAGTAATCGACCATTATGAAAACCCACGTAACGTAGGTTCTTTCGACAAAAATGATCCATCAGTTGTGACCGGCATGGTCGGCGCACCTGCTTGTGGTGATGTGATGAAGTTACAACTAAAAATCGATGACAAGGGCATGATTCAAGATGCCAAGTTTAAGACTTACGGTTGTGGCAGTGCTATCGCATCTAGCTCACTTATCACCGAGTGGGTCAAAGGCAAGTCTATCGAAGAAGCTGCCGCGATTAAGAACACAGATATCGCTGAAGAGCTTGCATTGCCTCCAGTGAAGATTCATTGCTCTATTTTGGCTGAAGATGCCATTAAAGCAGCAATTGAAGATTATAAGTCAAAGCAAGCTAAGTAA
- the cysE gene encoding serine O-acetyltransferase: MGVIARLKDDINSIYHRDPAAHGTLEVLLNYPGMQAIWIHRVSHKLWRRKWRLLPRCLSTFSRWLTGVEIHPGATIGHRFFIDHGMGVVIGETAEIGDDCTLYHGVTLGGTTWQAGKRHPTLGNNVVIGAGAQVLGPITMHDGARVGSNSVVVKDVPKDTTVVGIPGRIVSTPDVSSKEQSKRRSEMAKKYGFDAYAVSPDNPDPVANAIGQMLDHMHLMDSKVQEVCQAVQNMGGSVCTDKLPELDVEDFSDAELAAAKQREKAINEFDPII; encoded by the coding sequence ATGGGAGTCATTGCTCGATTAAAAGATGATATTAACTCTATCTATCATCGTGATCCTGCGGCTCACGGTACTCTGGAAGTCTTACTCAATTACCCTGGCATGCAGGCTATCTGGATCCACAGGGTGAGTCATAAGCTTTGGAGGCGAAAATGGCGTTTGCTTCCACGTTGTCTATCCACTTTCTCTCGCTGGCTAACCGGTGTAGAGATACATCCTGGTGCCACTATAGGCCATCGATTTTTCATCGATCACGGTATGGGCGTGGTGATAGGAGAAACCGCTGAAATTGGTGATGATTGCACCTTATACCACGGTGTGACGCTCGGCGGCACAACGTGGCAAGCGGGTAAACGTCATCCTACATTGGGAAATAATGTGGTCATCGGTGCCGGCGCTCAGGTGTTAGGTCCAATCACTATGCACGATGGTGCGCGTGTGGGCTCTAATTCCGTTGTGGTGAAAGATGTGCCTAAAGATACCACAGTCGTAGGTATACCCGGTCGCATAGTCTCAACGCCTGATGTCAGCAGTAAAGAACAGAGTAAAAGACGTAGCGAGATGGCAAAAAAATACGGTTTCGATGCCTATGCCGTATCTCCTGATAATCCAGATCCGGTTGCTAATGCCATCGGGCAGATGCTGGATCATATGCATCTGATGGACTCAAAAGTCCAGGAAGTCTGCCAAGCGGTACAAAATATGGGCGGTAGTGTCTGTACCGATAAATTGCCCGAACTCGATGTTGAAGATTTTAGTGATGCTGAGCTGGCTGCGGCTAAACAGCGGGAGAAGGCTATCAATGAGTTCGATCCCATTATTTGA
- the suhB gene encoding inositol-1-monophosphatase: MHPMQTIAVRAARAAGQTIIRAFAELDKIEVTAKGINDYVTNVDIEAEAAITYQIRKSYPDHTIICEEGGENKGENKDYIWIVDPLDGTNNFVRGIPHFAVSIALQYKGKTEVAVIYDPIRDELFSAVRGKGAKFNDFRMRVSKHNDLKDTILATGFPFKAKQHTETYMKIFGSLFTQCADLRRAGSPALDLAYVAAGRVDGYFEIGLKPWDIAAGDLIVREAGGTVTDLTGNHGYMTSGNIIAGAPKTTSAIVKTVRPLLSDALKR, encoded by the coding sequence ATGCATCCGATGCAGACTATTGCCGTGCGCGCTGCCCGCGCTGCCGGCCAAACGATTATACGTGCTTTTGCTGAACTCGATAAAATCGAAGTGACAGCGAAAGGAATAAATGACTACGTGACAAACGTAGACATAGAAGCTGAAGCGGCCATTACATATCAGATCCGTAAATCTTACCCTGATCACACTATTATTTGTGAAGAAGGTGGCGAGAACAAAGGCGAGAACAAAGATTACATATGGATCGTTGACCCTCTGGATGGCACTAACAACTTTGTTAGAGGCATTCCTCATTTCGCAGTATCTATTGCCCTTCAATACAAGGGTAAAACTGAAGTTGCTGTAATTTATGACCCAATCCGTGATGAACTGTTTAGTGCAGTACGTGGTAAGGGTGCTAAGTTCAATGATTTCCGTATGCGCGTATCTAAGCATAATGACCTTAAGGACACTATCTTAGCCACAGGCTTCCCGTTCAAAGCCAAGCAACACACTGAAACTTACATGAAAATCTTCGGCTCATTGTTTACTCAATGTGCAGATTTACGCCGTGCAGGTTCTCCAGCCCTAGATCTTGCTTATGTTGCTGCTGGTCGTGTAGATGGTTACTTCGAAATAGGCCTCAAGCCTTGGGACATAGCTGCTGGTGATCTTATCGTCAGAGAAGCAGGTGGTACGGTTACAGATCTTACAGGTAATCACGGCTATATGACTTCGGGTAATATCATAGCTGGCGCGCCTAAAACTACATCAGCCATAGTTAAAACTGTTCGCCCTTTACTGAGCGATGCACTTAAACGTTAA
- a CDS encoding putative signal transducing protein, with product MEERSKMVAGGSLLQAHRWKGLLETSGITVELRGEALLGGTGDLPVDLQNVQLWVSESKYELAKVQLLDLNAEAPQWRCIKCHGMNESSLDLCWQCGWEV from the coding sequence ATGGAAGAGCGCAGTAAAATGGTTGCGGGTGGCAGTTTATTACAAGCCCATAGGTGGAAAGGTTTGTTAGAAACCAGTGGCATAACCGTAGAGCTTCGTGGCGAAGCGTTACTCGGCGGGACAGGCGATCTGCCTGTGGATCTGCAAAATGTCCAGCTTTGGGTCAGCGAATCTAAATACGAACTCGCTAAAGTTCAACTCCTGGATCTTAATGCTGAAGCTCCTCAATGGCGTTGTATCAAGTGCCACGGCATGAATGAGTCTAGTCTGGACTTGTGTTGGCAATGTGGCTGGGAGGTGTGA
- the trmJ gene encoding tRNA (cytosine(32)/uridine(32)-2'-O)-methyltransferase TrmJ, producing the protein MLSNIRVVLVGTSHPGNIGSTARAMKTMGLSTLYLAEPKVQPDGHSVALAAGASDILKHAVIVDSVAEAIADCSLVIATSARSRTLDWPMLEPREAGEKLVASALDGPVAIVFGRENNGLSNEELQKCNYHVSIPANPEYTSLNLAQAVQIICYEARVAHLEHEKREFEKGRPADYVEEKIEYPFAKERENFFGHLESTLLGTGFIVKQHPGQVMTKLRRLFSRARLERQEMNILRGMLTSIDKKMAPKDDT; encoded by the coding sequence ATGCTTAGTAACATTCGCGTAGTACTCGTCGGCACATCCCACCCTGGTAATATTGGCTCTACCGCCCGAGCAATGAAAACCATGGGGCTCTCTACTTTATATCTAGCTGAACCTAAGGTCCAACCCGATGGCCACTCTGTCGCGCTGGCAGCCGGTGCGTCAGATATATTAAAACATGCGGTGATAGTGGACAGCGTTGCCGAAGCTATTGCCGATTGTAGTCTGGTTATCGCTACCAGCGCGCGTAGCCGTACTTTAGACTGGCCTATGCTTGAACCTAGGGAAGCGGGCGAGAAATTAGTCGCATCAGCACTGGATGGTCCCGTTGCCATCGTATTTGGTCGCGAAAATAATGGCTTGTCCAACGAAGAGTTGCAGAAATGCAATTACCATGTCTCTATTCCTGCCAACCCAGAATACACCTCTTTGAATCTAGCTCAAGCTGTGCAGATCATCTGTTATGAGGCGCGTGTCGCTCATTTGGAGCATGAGAAGCGTGAGTTTGAAAAAGGCCGCCCAGCAGATTATGTTGAAGAAAAAATCGAGTATCCGTTTGCCAAGGAACGTGAAAACTTCTTTGGACACTTGGAATCAACCTTATTAGGTACTGGATTCATCGTGAAGCAACATCCAGGTCAAGTCATGACCAAGTTACGTCGCCTATTTAGCCGTGCAAGACTAGAGAGACAAGAGATGAATATCTTGCGAGGTATGTTGACTTCGATTGATAAGAAGATGGCACCAAAAGACGATACATAA
- a CDS encoding IscS subfamily cysteine desulfurase, with product MKLPIYLDYAATTPVDPRVAEKMMQCLTMDGNFGNPASRSHRYGWQAEESVDIARNQVADLINADPREIVFTSGATESDNLAIKGVAHFYHKKGKHIITSKTEHKAVLDTCRQLEREGFEVTYLEPESNGLIPLERIEAAMRDDTILVSIMQVNNEIGVIQDIDAIGELCRSKKIVFHVDAAQSAGKLPIDMQKTKVDLMSISAHKMYGPKGIGALYVRRKPRIRLEATMHGGGHERGMRSGTLATHQIVGMGEAAAVAKADMASDNARIRTLRDRLWDGVKHIEETYINGDKAQGYCGSLNVSFNFVEGESLMMALKDLAVSSGSACTSASLEPSYVLRALGLNDEMAHSSIRFSIGRFTTEEEIDHAIDTINKSIDDLREMSPLWEMFKDGIDLSTVEWAHH from the coding sequence ATGAAGCTTCCTATTTATTTAGATTATGCCGCGACAACGCCGGTTGATCCACGTGTTGCAGAGAAAATGATGCAGTGCCTGACTATGGACGGCAATTTTGGTAATCCTGCGTCTCGCTCCCATCGTTATGGCTGGCAGGCTGAAGAATCGGTTGATATCGCTCGAAATCAGGTTGCTGACTTGATCAATGCTGACCCTCGTGAAATCGTATTTACCTCAGGTGCCACCGAGTCAGACAATCTGGCTATTAAGGGTGTTGCTCATTTCTATCATAAGAAAGGTAAGCACATCATCACCAGTAAGACTGAACATAAAGCGGTTTTGGATACTTGTCGCCAGCTAGAGCGCGAAGGTTTCGAAGTCACTTATCTTGAGCCTGAGTCAAACGGACTCATTCCTCTTGAGCGAATTGAAGCGGCCATGCGTGACGATACTATTCTTGTCAGCATCATGCAGGTAAACAATGAAATTGGTGTCATTCAGGATATCGACGCCATAGGTGAACTTTGTCGCAGCAAGAAGATAGTTTTTCATGTTGATGCAGCTCAGAGTGCGGGCAAGTTACCAATAGATATGCAGAAGACTAAGGTTGATTTGATGTCAATCTCGGCTCATAAGATGTATGGACCTAAAGGTATCGGTGCCTTGTATGTGCGCCGTAAGCCGCGTATTCGCCTCGAAGCGACTATGCACGGTGGTGGACACGAGCGTGGTATGCGCAGCGGAACATTGGCAACCCATCAAATTGTTGGTATGGGCGAGGCTGCTGCCGTGGCTAAAGCCGATATGGCATCAGATAATGCCCGTATCAGAACATTACGTGACAGATTGTGGGATGGCGTTAAGCATATCGAAGAGACCTACATCAATGGCGATAAAGCACAAGGTTATTGCGGTAGCCTCAATGTGAGCTTCAACTTCGTTGAAGGTGAGTCTTTGATGATGGCATTGAAAGATCTTGCCGTATCATCGGGTTCTGCTTGTACCTCTGCCAGTCTGGAACCAAGCTATGTATTACGCGCGCTTGGCTTGAATGATGAGATGGCTCATAGCTCGATCCGTTTCTCAATCGGTCGTTTTACTACCGAAGAAGAGATAGACCACGCTATCGATACAATTAATAAGTCTATCGATGACTTGAGAGAGATGTCTCCACTTTGGGAGATGTTTAAAGATGGTATTGATTTGAGCACAGTAGAGTGGGCACACCACTAA
- a CDS encoding AAA family ATPase — MILLVGGEKGGAGKSCMAQNLAVHITQKYQANVLMIDCDPQRTTSDWIQARNEDPELPTINCIQLYGKIRNDLLSQDKHFDYVIVDCGGQDNLAMRAAMSVATYVLLPLRPKRRDLKTLPHMEDMLSTCKMVNPKMVATIVMTQCPSLPSQFKRIFEAKEVVESFGLRVLNSVTFNRNIYDDSEELGSSVIEIEPDGKAAAEIRAIADELFAIEPENCYELN, encoded by the coding sequence ATGATCTTGCTTGTGGGCGGAGAAAAAGGTGGAGCAGGGAAAAGCTGTATGGCCCAAAATCTAGCTGTTCATATCACTCAAAAATACCAAGCGAATGTGTTGATGATCGATTGCGATCCACAGCGCACTACCTCAGATTGGATCCAGGCGCGAAATGAAGACCCTGAACTTCCAACGATTAACTGTATTCAACTGTACGGAAAAATCCGTAATGATTTACTGAGTCAAGATAAACACTTCGATTATGTCATCGTCGATTGTGGTGGCCAAGATAATTTGGCTATGCGTGCGGCCATGTCTGTCGCAACCTATGTCTTACTGCCTCTAAGACCCAAACGCAGAGACTTAAAGACCTTGCCCCACATGGAAGATATGCTAAGTACCTGTAAGATGGTGAACCCCAAAATGGTGGCAACCATAGTGATGACTCAATGTCCCTCCCTACCCAGCCAATTTAAAAGAATTTTCGAAGCAAAAGAAGTCGTAGAATCATTTGGTTTACGTGTATTGAATTCAGTGACCTTCAACAGAAATATTTACGATGATAGTGAAGAGCTCGGCTCATCTGTCATTGAAATTGAGCCTGATGGCAAGGCCGCCGCTGAGATACGTGCCATCGCAGATGAACTTTTTGCTATAGAACCAGAAAATTGCTATGAGCTTAACTGA
- the iscR gene encoding Fe-S cluster assembly transcriptional regulator IscR, with protein sequence MKLTSKGRYAVTAMLDVAIHSTSGPVPLADISERQGISLSYLEQLFAKLRRNGLVSSVRGPGGGYRLGADAVDISVGMVVRAVDESVDATRCQGKGNCQNGTRCLTHSLWGDLSKQISDFLNGISLAGLMSKRDVQFISVKQDTMQQEQRVTL encoded by the coding sequence ATGAAACTTACCTCAAAAGGCAGGTATGCAGTCACTGCTATGTTAGATGTCGCTATACACTCTACGTCAGGACCTGTACCTTTAGCCGATATTTCTGAGCGTCAAGGGATATCTCTTTCTTACCTCGAACAACTTTTTGCCAAACTAAGAAGAAATGGACTTGTTTCTAGTGTCAGAGGACCCGGTGGTGGTTACCGTTTGGGTGCTGATGCTGTCGATATCTCAGTCGGTATGGTCGTTCGCGCCGTCGATGAGTCAGTCGATGCAACTAGGTGTCAAGGTAAAGGGAATTGTCAGAATGGAACCCGTTGTCTCACTCATTCCCTATGGGGTGACTTGAGCAAACAAATTTCAGATTTCTTAAATGGGATCAGTCTTGCTGGTTTAATGAGTAAACGAGATGTTCAATTCATTTCAGTTAAGCAAGACACAATGCAACAGGAACAAAGAGTAACCCTATAA
- the secD gene encoding protein translocase subunit SecD — protein MLNKYPMWKNVMVICIIAVGFFYAIPNLYSEDYAVQVVGTRGAEVTVATQSAVNDVLTSKNITVKRSELENGQLLVRVMDGDQQLLAKEAIADALGDKYTVALNLAPATPEWLEAMGGSPMKLGLDLRGGVHFLMEVKMGEAVRKMVESKMADFRTDLRGERIRYAGIRESAKGIEIKFRDADNLAKAERFLKSRGNDMVFTDSSSDGNYYLIANLSETYLKQVKEEALQQNITTIRNRVNELGVAEPVVQRQGAERIIVELPGVQDTARAKEILGATASIEFHMVDEKADAAAIASGRISANAKIYDRRQGGQVALYKEVMLSGTHIQGAQPSFDEYSRPQVSINLDSKGGSIFSNVTKDNIGKPMATLFIEYKDNGAKNPDGSIKLERIEEVISVATIQARLGRNFVITGLDHSEAQNLALLLRAGALIAPVVIVEERTIGPSLGAQNIQNGMEAMIWGMAVVLIFMLVYYRAFGLIANLALTANLVMVVGVMSMIPGAVLTLPGIAGMVLTVGMAVDGNVLIYERIREELRNGRSVQQAIHEGYGNAFSTIADANITTFMTALILFAVGTGAVKGFAVTLMIGIATSMFTAIVGTRAIVNAVWGGKRVKKLSI, from the coding sequence GTGTTAAATAAATACCCAATGTGGAAAAATGTGATGGTGATTTGCATCATCGCAGTCGGTTTTTTCTATGCAATACCCAATCTCTACAGTGAAGACTATGCGGTTCAGGTAGTTGGTACTCGTGGAGCTGAGGTGACTGTGGCGACTCAGTCGGCAGTCAATGATGTGCTTACCAGTAAGAATATTACGGTTAAGCGTTCAGAGCTTGAAAATGGTCAATTGCTTGTTCGCGTGATGGATGGTGATCAACAGTTACTAGCAAAGGAAGCAATAGCTGATGCGCTGGGGGACAAATACACCGTCGCCTTAAACTTAGCGCCAGCGACGCCTGAGTGGCTTGAGGCTATGGGCGGCTCCCCAATGAAGTTGGGTCTAGATTTACGTGGTGGCGTTCATTTTCTGATGGAAGTGAAAATGGGCGAAGCTGTTCGTAAAATGGTCGAGTCTAAAATGGCCGACTTTAGAACCGATCTTCGCGGTGAGCGTATTCGCTATGCCGGTATTCGTGAAAGTGCTAAAGGCATAGAGATTAAGTTCCGTGATGCCGACAACTTAGCTAAGGCTGAGCGTTTCTTGAAGAGCCGCGGTAATGACATGGTGTTTACCGATAGCTCATCGGATGGTAATTACTACTTGATTGCCAATCTCAGTGAAACCTATCTTAAGCAAGTTAAAGAGGAAGCACTGCAGCAGAACATCACGACTATACGTAATCGTGTGAATGAGTTGGGTGTGGCGGAGCCAGTTGTACAACGTCAAGGTGCCGAACGCATCATAGTCGAGTTACCTGGCGTGCAAGATACAGCCCGTGCGAAAGAGATTTTAGGCGCTACCGCGTCAATCGAATTCCATATGGTTGATGAGAAAGCCGATGCTGCAGCTATTGCCAGTGGTCGAATCTCTGCCAATGCCAAGATATACGATCGTCGTCAAGGTGGCCAAGTCGCGCTCTATAAAGAGGTGATGTTGTCTGGTACCCATATTCAAGGAGCTCAGCCGAGTTTCGATGAATACAGTCGTCCTCAGGTTAGCATTAACTTAGATTCCAAGGGCGGTTCTATCTTCTCGAATGTGACTAAGGATAACATTGGTAAGCCAATGGCCACCTTGTTCATCGAGTATAAAGATAATGGTGCTAAAAACCCCGATGGCAGCATAAAGCTTGAGAGGATTGAAGAGGTCATTTCAGTTGCCACGATTCAAGCACGTCTGGGACGTAACTTTGTAATCACTGGACTGGATCATAGTGAAGCGCAAAACCTAGCCTTACTTCTTCGTGCTGGTGCCTTAATTGCACCGGTTGTTATTGTAGAGGAACGTACCATAGGTCCGAGCCTAGGAGCGCAGAATATCCAAAACGGTATGGAAGCAATGATCTGGGGAATGGCAGTAGTGCTTATCTTCATGCTTGTTTATTACCGTGCTTTTGGTCTGATTGCCAACTTGGCGTTAACGGCAAACCTAGTCATGGTTGTCGGTGTTATGTCGATGATCCCTGGCGCAGTGTTAACTCTGCCTGGTATTGCCGGTATGGTATTGACCGTAGGTATGGCTGTGGATGGTAATGTTCTTATCTACGAGCGTATTCGTGAAGAGTTAAGAAACGGTCGTAGCGTGCAGCAAGCTATTCATGAAGGGTATGGCAATGCATTCTCAACCATTGCAGATGCTAACATCACCACTTTTATGACAGCACTTATTTTGTTTGCCGTGGGTACAGGAGCGGTTAAAGGCTTCGCTGTGACTCTGATGATAGGTATAGCGACGTCAATGTTTACCGCTATTGTGGGAACTCGTGCCATCGTCAACGCCGTTTGGGGTGGTAAACGCGTGAAGAAATTGTCTATATAA
- a CDS encoding PilZ domain-containing protein produces the protein MPDNTEELDERRTSLRVDLEAERILLSWQDDQGLNQTDDGICIDLARRGVLIEYKNNFKVGALLTITFNPDNDKKHTVKGQVCRTSSCNPKSFHIAMQLI, from the coding sequence ATGCCTGATAATACTGAAGAGTTAGATGAACGACGTACCTCACTGCGAGTCGACCTAGAAGCCGAGCGTATTCTCTTATCTTGGCAAGATGACCAGGGCCTGAACCAAACTGATGATGGGATCTGCATCGACTTAGCTAGACGCGGTGTGTTAATTGAATATAAAAATAATTTTAAAGTGGGTGCTCTTCTCACTATAACCTTTAATCCAGATAATGATAAAAAGCATACGGTCAAAGGACAAGTCTGTCGAACCAGCAGCTGTAACCCTAAAAGTTTCCATATCGCAATGCAGCTTATCTAA
- a CDS encoding YaeQ family protein, whose translation MAPKATVYKVTLQIADMDRGYYHDHQLTLAQHPSETDSRMMVRLLAFAMNASESLEFSKGLCVEDEPELWEKSLVGDIELWIEFGQSDEKWLRKASGRSKQVQLFTYGGRAVPIWWQQNEKALERYKNLKVWNIPEEAVKQMGDLVTRNMELQYNISDGEVWLSSDLGSIQIIPEILKA comes from the coding sequence ATGGCACCAAAAGCTACCGTTTATAAAGTTACTCTGCAGATCGCCGATATGGATCGTGGCTATTATCACGATCATCAGCTGACATTAGCCCAACATCCTTCGGAAACCGATTCCCGCATGATGGTCCGACTGTTGGCTTTTGCAATGAATGCCAGTGAGTCACTAGAGTTCAGCAAGGGACTTTGCGTCGAAGATGAACCTGAACTTTGGGAAAAGTCCTTAGTGGGCGATATTGAACTTTGGATTGAGTTTGGCCAGAGCGATGAGAAATGGTTAAGAAAAGCCAGTGGCAGGTCGAAGCAAGTACAGTTATTTACCTATGGTGGACGAGCCGTTCCTATATGGTGGCAGCAAAATGAAAAAGCCTTAGAAAGATATAAAAACCTTAAAGTTTGGAATATCCCTGAAGAGGCCGTGAAGCAGATGGGAGACTTGGTCACTCGCAATATGGAGCTGCAATATAATATCAGTGATGGGGAAGTTTGGTTATCCAGTGATCTCGGCAGTATTCAAATTATTCCGGAAATATTGAAAGCTTAG
- a CDS encoding precorrin-2 dehydrogenase/sirohydrochlorin ferrochelatase family protein, producing MQYFPLFVDTSKLKVLLVGAGDVASRKLELLARTHAEILVIATDISIEVSKYAQQGRITLIKRGVTPDDIRGVDLVYLATADDRLNAELARIADSRRIWVNVVDNPELCRFITPSIVDRGRLQIAISTAGAAPVFARELRARLESWLPQSLTPLFDFVAEKRKEVQLKLPEFKQRKLFWEHFFRANGDNFDDDTHVHYDNGFQGLSTAGVILLIDDETQVSLLPIAAMPLMQKLDHVFSAEELPFILNEFVRRDAERGDLPSLSELTKLYESGQACLMYADKETVSQLKTHFPMAKHLRAGII from the coding sequence ATGCAGTACTTTCCCTTATTTGTTGATACATCCAAACTTAAAGTCTTGTTGGTCGGCGCTGGTGATGTGGCCAGCCGAAAATTGGAGTTATTGGCTAGAACCCATGCTGAGATTCTTGTTATTGCCACAGACATCTCAATAGAGGTATCTAAGTATGCTCAGCAGGGACGTATCACATTGATTAAGCGTGGTGTGACACCTGATGATATCCGTGGGGTTGATTTAGTTTATCTTGCTACTGCAGATGACAGGCTCAATGCAGAGCTAGCACGTATTGCCGATAGTCGTAGGATCTGGGTGAATGTTGTAGATAACCCAGAACTTTGTCGATTTATCACCCCATCGATAGTCGACAGGGGGCGCCTACAGATCGCAATAAGCACAGCCGGTGCTGCACCTGTTTTTGCTCGAGAACTCAGGGCCAGGTTAGAGTCTTGGTTGCCTCAATCTCTCACGCCTTTGTTTGATTTTGTTGCCGAAAAACGTAAAGAAGTACAGCTAAAGTTACCCGAATTTAAGCAACGTAAGTTATTTTGGGAACACTTCTTCAGAGCCAATGGTGATAATTTTGATGATGATACTCACGTTCATTACGATAACGGCTTTCAAGGCTTGTCGACAGCTGGAGTGATCTTACTTATCGATGATGAGACTCAAGTCTCTTTGTTACCCATAGCTGCAATGCCATTGATGCAGAAACTGGATCATGTGTTCAGTGCTGAAGAGCTGCCCTTCATTCTCAATGAATTTGTCAGGCGAGATGCTGAACGCGGTGATTTACCCAGTCTGAGTGAATTGACTAAGTTATACGAGAGTGGACAAGCTTGTCTTATGTATGCTGATAAAGAGACTGTGAGCCAGCTTAAAACTCATTTCCCTATGGCGAAACATCTAAGGGCTGGGATAATTTAA
- the secF gene encoding protein translocase subunit SecF: MFQILSIKGTVNFLRHAVPISILSLILVLGSLASLATKGINWGLDFTGGTVVELEFSKPVNLEVLRAELSSDEMQGVVVQNFGSSRDILIRLPVKADIKSDTQVGYVMEAGNKLDPQVIQKRVEMVGPQIGKELAEQGGLAVLVALICILIYVSFRFEWRLAMGSVVALAHDVIITLGVFSVLQLDFDLTVLAGVLTVVGYSLNDTIVVFDRIRENFLKMRKGGPEEVVNTSITQTMSRTIITTATTLVVVIALFLKGGTMIHGFATALLMGIFVGTFSSIYVASFLAIKLGINREHMLPVEIEKEGADQDPLMP, from the coding sequence ATGTTTCAGATTTTATCGATAAAAGGCACGGTCAACTTCCTGCGCCATGCGGTTCCTATCAGTATCTTATCTTTGATACTGGTACTTGGCTCGCTGGCGTCGTTAGCGACCAAGGGGATCAACTGGGGATTGGACTTTACCGGTGGTACTGTTGTTGAACTGGAGTTTTCAAAACCGGTTAACTTAGAGGTATTACGTGCCGAGTTAAGCAGTGATGAGATGCAAGGTGTAGTGGTTCAGAATTTCGGTTCGAGTCGCGATATTTTAATTCGTCTTCCTGTTAAGGCTGACATTAAGAGTGATACTCAAGTTGGATACGTTATGGAGGCCGGGAATAAGCTTGATCCTCAGGTTATCCAGAAGCGCGTCGAGATGGTTGGGCCTCAGATTGGTAAAGAGTTAGCAGAACAGGGCGGCCTAGCAGTATTGGTTGCACTTATCTGTATCCTTATCTATGTTTCTTTCCGTTTCGAATGGCGTTTAGCCATGGGATCGGTAGTGGCATTGGCACACGATGTGATTATCACCTTAGGTGTGTTCTCTGTGTTGCAGTTGGATTTCGACTTGACGGTTCTGGCTGGTGTCTTAACGGTTGTCGGTTACTCTCTCAATGATACGATAGTGGTATTTGACCGTATTCGTGAGAACTTCCTTAAGATGCGTAAAGGTGGGCCGGAAGAGGTAGTGAATACCTCTATCACTCAGACTATGAGCCGTACCATAATTACAACAGCGACTACTTTAGTTGTGGTTATCGCCTTGTTCCTTAAGGGTGGCACCATGATCCACGGTTTTGCAACCGCGCTGCTGATGGGAATCTTCGTTGGTACTTTCTCATCTATTTATGTGGCGAGTTTCCTAGCGATTAAGCTTGGGATCAATCGTGAGCATATGTTGCCTGTCGAAATCGAAAAAGAAGGCGCAGATCAAGATCCATTGATGCCTTAA